From Deinococcus humi, the proteins below share one genomic window:
- a CDS encoding antitoxin VbhA family protein, producing the protein MTTLDEQLRAQTEAGVVEAGAREKRRKMVRSVAHSSAMEGMPLGQDMRTMLDAYADGTMTTAEIQARLEAKYRR; encoded by the coding sequence ATGACCACGCTTGATGAACAATTGCGCGCCCAGACCGAGGCTGGAGTGGTGGAGGCCGGAGCTCGCGAGAAGCGCCGCAAGATGGTCCGGTCGGTGGCCCACAGCAGCGCCATGGAAGGGATGCCGCTCGGTCAGGACATGCGGACCATGCTGGACGCCTACGCTGACGGCACCATGACCACCGCAGAGATTCAGGCCCGGCTGGAGGCCAAGTACCGCCGCTAA